A region from the Solibacillus sp. FSL H8-0523 genome encodes:
- a CDS encoding M2 family metallopeptidase translates to METLQTFLKDFDDQMRALYKAAAEANWMVQTTGDPEWATKLGEAETRYNLLFSSKDLYEKTKNFLATEDVTEIEKRQLQLLLSEMEGNQLPEEMIADLANRAAELNLLFNTYSPKVDGKNYSANEIREVLMYSDDLELRKKVWFASKEVGKVVEKDLLELVKKRNEAAQLLGFDNHHQMGFALQELDRDEVFAIFNELIAQSDEAYRSMKKELDERLATKFGINPEEIRPWHYVDPFFQEVPPSDSTNLDPFYEGKDILELTTDTFNSMGIEVDDLYAKSDLFPGEKKNPTAFCADMDREGDVRVLCNIEEDAYWMETNLHEFGHAAYFKYVDASLPFGLRTPSHILTTESIAMLFGKMGKDPRWLKRFLQVDEATVTALVPELEKYQQLQMLIAVRWIVTFVFFEKELYENPNQDLNALWWKTVNEIQLVTPPDSTENPDWAAKIHFTLAPVYYQNYLLGELMAAQLLRHIETEISPEFFTKETGEMLINQFFKPAARYNWNEKISMITGEKLNPAHFVEVYCKTRRLV, encoded by the coding sequence ATGGAAACACTACAAACATTTCTAAAAGATTTCGACGACCAAATGCGAGCATTATACAAGGCTGCGGCTGAAGCAAACTGGATGGTCCAAACAACGGGAGACCCTGAATGGGCAACTAAATTAGGTGAAGCTGAAACTAGATACAATCTGTTATTCTCTTCAAAAGATCTATACGAGAAAACAAAAAACTTTCTAGCAACGGAAGACGTAACGGAAATTGAAAAACGTCAGCTTCAACTGTTACTCAGCGAAATGGAAGGGAACCAACTCCCTGAAGAAATGATTGCAGATTTAGCAAACCGCGCTGCTGAACTAAATTTATTATTTAACACTTACTCACCTAAAGTCGATGGGAAGAACTATTCTGCCAATGAAATTCGAGAGGTATTAATGTATAGTGATGACCTAGAATTACGCAAAAAGGTATGGTTTGCTAGTAAGGAAGTAGGGAAAGTCGTAGAAAAAGATTTGCTTGAGCTTGTTAAGAAGCGCAATGAGGCTGCACAACTACTCGGGTTTGATAACCATCATCAAATGGGATTTGCACTTCAAGAACTTGACCGTGATGAGGTATTCGCTATTTTCAATGAACTCATTGCTCAATCAGATGAAGCTTACCGCTCGATGAAGAAGGAACTAGATGAACGTTTAGCAACTAAATTCGGGATTAATCCAGAGGAGATACGTCCTTGGCATTATGTTGATCCCTTTTTCCAAGAGGTGCCACCATCTGATTCAACCAATCTAGACCCTTTTTATGAAGGGAAGGATATTCTAGAGCTTACTACCGATACGTTTAACTCAATGGGTATCGAAGTTGACGACCTCTATGCAAAGAGCGATTTGTTTCCTGGAGAAAAGAAAAATCCAACTGCCTTTTGCGCGGATATGGACCGCGAAGGTGACGTTCGAGTCCTTTGTAACATAGAGGAAGATGCATATTGGATGGAAACGAACCTGCATGAATTTGGCCATGCTGCTTATTTCAAATATGTAGACGCTAGCTTGCCATTCGGATTACGCACGCCAAGCCATATTTTAACGACAGAATCAATCGCGATGTTATTCGGAAAAATGGGCAAAGATCCACGTTGGTTAAAACGCTTCTTGCAGGTGGATGAAGCAACCGTAACTGCACTGGTTCCCGAATTAGAAAAGTACCAACAATTACAAATGCTTATAGCAGTTAGATGGATTGTTACCTTTGTCTTTTTTGAAAAAGAACTGTACGAAAATCCCAATCAAGATTTAAATGCTTTATGGTGGAAAACTGTAAATGAAATTCAGCTAGTCACGCCTCCAGATTCAACTGAGAATCCTGATTGGGCAGCAAAGATTCATTTTACACTTGCACCTGTTTACTATCAAAATTATCTCCTTGGTGAATTAATGGCCGCACAGCTTCTTCGTCATATTGAAACAGAGATTTCTCCTGAATTTTTCACAAAAGAAACAGGGGAGATGCTCATCAATCAATTCTTCAAACCAGCTGCTCGCTATAACTGGAATGAAAAAATTAGCATGATAACGGGTGAAAAATTAAATCCTGCGCACTTTGTTGAGGTTTATTGTAAAACGCGAAGGCTCGTTTAG
- a CDS encoding copper amine oxidase N-terminal domain-containing protein, with protein MKKHFFSFLSAIIILIGLSVNVEAADYVYLEPGSNYSDTLTSSKDVHWYTFNTTEDNSDIRVYLSNTTAPMYFEIYNSDMKRIDYSLTSYLSSLKADTYYIKVYPSGWGNSYSKGTYEIVTTYWNGKVNHDTTTHEPNDTREMAFNLTSGKKESSLISNALDYDFYKFTTNIDNGDVYVYLSNTTAPAYFSIYDSNKKRLDYSLTSYFAKLKAGTYYIQVHSTSWSNVYTLGTYDIKATYSTPTVKQDTTTFEPNDTRENAFPLKSGVSLASTLENKSDYDYYEINLTKAGNINVGLTNTTAPTYFAIYDSNKSRLDYSLTSFSRQLAAGKYYILVHSNNWANQYSKGNYTLTASYPNVDKKIEPITLYLNSKKALINGKSKTLAVAPFTKQETTLVPLRFVSEELGAKVQWDSQNGRITVLLDGTKIVLTTTSHYVEVNGYSKRLQVKPEIINGTTFVPLRFVSEELGKSVQWNAKNGSITIK; from the coding sequence TTGAAAAAGCATTTTTTTAGTTTTTTAAGTGCAATCATTATATTGATTGGACTATCGGTAAACGTAGAAGCGGCAGATTACGTTTACTTAGAGCCAGGTAGTAATTATTCAGATACATTGACATCATCTAAGGATGTTCATTGGTATACATTTAATACCACCGAAGACAATAGTGATATTAGAGTTTATCTTTCGAATACAACAGCACCGATGTATTTTGAAATTTACAACAGCGATATGAAGCGTATAGATTATTCTTTAACGTCTTATCTTAGCTCTTTAAAGGCGGATACATACTACATTAAGGTTTATCCTTCAGGTTGGGGAAATAGTTATTCAAAAGGGACTTATGAAATTGTAACAACGTACTGGAATGGGAAAGTAAATCATGATACAACAACCCATGAACCAAATGATACAAGAGAAATGGCCTTTAACCTGACTTCAGGTAAAAAGGAATCATCATTAATCTCTAATGCTCTAGATTATGATTTCTACAAATTTACGACAAATATTGATAACGGTGATGTCTACGTTTACCTATCAAATACAACAGCGCCTGCCTATTTTTCAATTTATGATAGCAATAAAAAACGACTAGATTATTCATTAACATCATATTTTGCAAAATTAAAAGCCGGCACTTATTATATTCAGGTTCACTCTACTAGCTGGTCAAATGTCTATACTCTTGGAACATATGATATTAAGGCTACTTATTCAACACCTACAGTGAAACAAGATACAACAACATTTGAACCAAATGATACAAGAGAAAACGCATTTCCGTTAAAATCCGGCGTTTCATTAGCATCTACGTTAGAAAATAAAAGTGATTATGATTATTATGAAATTAACTTAACGAAGGCCGGTAATATTAACGTAGGTTTAACGAATACAACAGCACCTACCTATTTTGCAATATACGATAGCAATAAAAGCCGTTTAGATTATTCACTTACGTCTTTTTCTAGACAATTGGCTGCAGGGAAGTATTATATTTTAGTTCATTCAAATAACTGGGCTAATCAATATTCAAAAGGAAATTACACATTAACAGCAAGTTATCCAAATGTAGATAAGAAAATTGAACCGATTACTCTATATTTAAATAGCAAAAAAGCGTTAATAAATGGGAAATCAAAAACATTAGCGGTTGCACCATTCACAAAACAAGAAACAACGCTTGTACCACTACGCTTTGTAAGTGAAGAGCTGGGTGCAAAAGTTCAATGGGATAGCCAAAACGGTCGTATTACAGTGTTACTTGATGGAACAAAAATCGTTTTAACAACAACGAGCCATTATGTAGAAGTAAATGGCTACAGCAAACGTCTTCAAGTAAAGCCTGAAATCATTAACGGTACAACGTTTGTACCACTACGTTTTGTAAGTGAAGAGCTTGGTAAATCTGTGCAATGGAATGCGAAAAACGGTAGCATTACCATTAAGTAA
- a CDS encoding SIMPL domain-containing protein (The SIMPL domain is named for its presence in mouse protein SIMPL (signalling molecule that associates with mouse pelle-like kinase). Bacterial member BP26, from Brucella, was shown to assemble into a channel-like structure, while YggE from E. coli has been associated with resistance to oxidative stress.): protein MYPPQFKFQSFPVTSEMTVTGNGEIVAPPDYAQILIEVRTEGKDVTVAQQENALIMSRVIESLMALNIPREAIQTSSYSISPVYDYMDGRQVFRGYEVQNAITVKITDLSQAGTVIDTAIQNGANHVSAIQFKIESSDAYYQQALNLALVNALAKAKSMAETMQVPIQLIPIEIIEESQHVTPVPYKSAQFATQEFTTPIEQGTIPIQASVRVKFRF from the coding sequence TTGTATCCTCCACAATTTAAGTTTCAATCATTTCCTGTAACAAGTGAAATGACTGTGACAGGGAATGGAGAAATTGTTGCGCCGCCCGATTATGCGCAAATTTTAATAGAGGTGCGTACAGAAGGAAAGGATGTCACGGTCGCACAGCAAGAAAATGCCCTCATTATGAGCCGTGTCATTGAATCGCTCATGGCGTTAAATATTCCAAGAGAAGCGATCCAAACAAGTAGCTATTCGATTTCTCCAGTTTACGATTATATGGATGGAAGACAAGTATTTAGGGGCTATGAAGTGCAGAATGCGATTACCGTTAAAATAACGGATCTTAGTCAAGCAGGTACCGTCATTGATACGGCAATTCAAAATGGGGCAAATCATGTTTCAGCAATCCAGTTTAAAATAGAAAGTTCAGATGCCTATTATCAACAGGCCCTAAATTTAGCACTTGTTAATGCACTGGCGAAAGCCAAATCGATGGCCGAAACGATGCAAGTACCTATACAGCTCATACCCATCGAGATTATTGAAGAGAGTCAACATGTAACGCCAGTTCCTTATAAGTCGGCACAATTTGCGACTCAGGAATTTACAACACCAATTGAACAGGGAACAATTCCTATTCAAGCTTCCGTGCGAGTGAAATTTCGATTTTAA
- a CDS encoding CMP-N-acetylneuraminic acid synthetase, translating to MHKKRIIWIVEHCDTKGSYPIERAVTLANLLQEESVFLFVKTDNQALIDKLATTKLTIVLFDRFIELKKKIRELEPDLIVHDGKDTQLDQIEMIRPYCQTIVHFDDFGMGVQLVDCHIIALFGEPHEESLPQELAGSYAFAVPPNLEQTAQAIYDSSDCSIKQELPHIVVAFEDGDANNLTYRTLRHLTQLHIPLKISIAIDDDYKHDLDSLKLMALSRRNTEIVKRADALLHLMPDADLIICNANYTPYKVATAGIPCITTAQQEQELNYTFAREMNGFIHIGLGRKMKQSILQNAVMELLLHESRRERAVRKQRALEILTNNDILKNLLLDLAYSRHNLAHM from the coding sequence TTGCACAAAAAAAGAATCATTTGGATTGTCGAGCACTGTGACACAAAAGGCTCGTATCCAATCGAACGCGCCGTGACCTTAGCAAATTTGCTGCAGGAGGAAAGTGTCTTTTTGTTTGTCAAAACCGACAATCAAGCATTAATTGATAAGTTAGCCACGACGAAATTAACGATCGTGTTATTTGATCGTTTTATAGAGTTAAAAAAGAAAATTCGCGAGCTGGAACCGGATTTAATTGTCCATGACGGTAAAGATACGCAGCTTGATCAAATTGAAATGATTCGCCCCTACTGCCAAACGATTGTTCATTTCGACGATTTCGGCATGGGTGTACAGCTGGTCGATTGCCATATTATCGCGCTCTTTGGTGAGCCCCACGAGGAATCATTACCGCAAGAACTTGCAGGCAGCTACGCATTTGCCGTACCACCAAACTTAGAGCAAACGGCACAGGCCATTTACGATTCGTCCGATTGTTCTATTAAACAAGAGCTTCCACACATCGTCGTCGCTTTTGAGGACGGGGATGCCAATAATCTAACGTACCGCACATTACGCCACCTTACGCAGCTCCATATCCCACTCAAAATTTCGATAGCGATTGATGACGATTACAAGCACGATTTGGACAGCCTTAAGCTCATGGCACTCAGCCGCCGCAATACAGAAATCGTCAAGCGCGCCGATGCCCTACTCCATCTCATGCCAGATGCTGACCTCATCATTTGCAACGCCAATTACACACCTTACAAAGTTGCAACAGCCGGAATCCCTTGTATTACAACTGCCCAACAAGAACAAGAATTAAACTATACCTTTGCCCGTGAAATGAACGGATTTATTCATATCGGTCTTGGTCGAAAAATGAAGCAGTCAATTTTACAAAATGCGGTGATGGAACTTTTACTGCACGAATCCCGCCGCGAACGCGCTGTCCGTAAACAGCGTGCCTTAGAAATCTTGACGAACAATGATATTTTGAAAAATTTACTGCTCGATTTAGCATATTCTCGTCATAATCTTGCGCACATGTAG
- a CDS encoding NADPH-dependent FMN reductase — translation MKILLVDGTIFGRKTGVLLEQVQQYITAFNPDLELEILYFSKLQHQILDGSPLNDDMKKMIQKFEEADAYIFASPIFQASIPGVLKNAFDMIPPKAMRYKPAAIIGNGGTYQHHLVLENQLRPILDYFRCLVTPNYVYTHADHFDKDNKITDEDVHNRLRELARVFVQYCEMTKTLSKEAVDIQ, via the coding sequence ATGAAAATTTTACTTGTCGATGGGACAATTTTTGGACGTAAAACCGGTGTTCTTTTAGAACAGGTTCAACAATATATCACCGCTTTCAATCCGGATTTAGAGCTTGAAATTTTATATTTTTCAAAATTACAGCACCAAATTTTAGACGGTAGCCCGCTAAATGATGATATGAAAAAGATGATTCAAAAATTTGAAGAAGCGGATGCGTACATTTTCGCTTCACCCATTTTCCAAGCATCGATTCCAGGCGTATTAAAAAATGCGTTTGATATGATTCCACCAAAAGCAATGCGCTACAAGCCAGCAGCCATTATCGGCAACGGTGGTACGTATCAGCACCATTTAGTATTAGAAAACCAATTACGCCCAATCTTAGATTACTTCCGTTGCCTTGTGACACCAAACTACGTGTACACGCATGCGGATCATTTCGATAAAGACAACAAAATTACAGATGAAGACGTACACAACCGTCTACGCGAATTAGCGCGCGTGTTCGTACAATACTGTGAAATGACAAAGACATTGTCGAAGGAAGCAGTCGATATTCAGTAA
- a CDS encoding NAD(P)H-binding protein, whose protein sequence is MKAMRSALVVGATGLVGSKLVKLLCDSDEYVAVNVISRRPIDYFHPKLIVTLREFDQIADSDIEFAHEVFCCLGTTMKKAGSKEQFEKVDFEYPMTIAALAKNRGIGHFIVISAMGANEKALAYYSRVKGKLEKALTNMDFPQLSIVRPSLITGERGEFRFGEAFGAKALKVVNPLLVGPLKKVRSIPAQQIALAMKVIALHGKKQKVTIYKSDELLTLKMPIVEKNEEQLANQEVLFNWDKLKEEEFPPVDDEVVFDRSKIKEVEPRD, encoded by the coding sequence ATGAAGGCGATGCGTTCAGCTTTAGTAGTAGGCGCGACAGGATTAGTCGGCTCTAAATTAGTAAAACTATTGTGCGATAGCGATGAGTACGTAGCGGTCAATGTCATTTCAAGAAGGCCAATTGATTATTTTCATCCGAAGTTAATCGTGACGTTGCGTGAATTTGATCAAATTGCTGATAGTGATATTGAATTTGCGCATGAAGTATTTTGTTGCTTAGGCACAACGATGAAAAAAGCAGGCTCCAAGGAACAATTCGAAAAGGTCGATTTTGAATATCCAATGACGATTGCGGCACTGGCAAAAAATCGAGGGATTGGGCATTTCATTGTCATTTCTGCAATGGGGGCGAATGAAAAGGCGCTCGCATATTATAGTAGAGTGAAGGGCAAATTAGAAAAAGCGCTCACAAATATGGATTTCCCGCAGTTGTCTATTGTACGCCCATCGCTCATTACAGGGGAGCGCGGCGAGTTTCGTTTCGGTGAAGCGTTCGGTGCAAAGGCGCTGAAGGTCGTGAATCCGTTACTTGTCGGCCCATTGAAAAAGGTGCGCTCGATTCCAGCACAGCAAATTGCGCTGGCGATGAAGGTCATTGCACTACATGGTAAAAAGCAAAAGGTGACGATTTATAAATCGGATGAACTCCTCACGCTGAAAATGCCGATTGTCGAAAAAAACGAAGAACAACTGGCCAATCAAGAGGTGCTGTTTAACTGGGACAAGTTAAAAGAAGAGGAATTCCCACCAGTGGATGATGAGGTTGTCTTTGATCGCAGTAAAATCAAAGAAGTTGAGCCACGGGACTAA
- a CDS encoding staygreen family protein — translation MSKFSPERLAVEYRDGVSTTEPVISRRHTLTHSDITGELFLTIGTQFAWDKVNTDLRDEVLGFWEMDGERLCYNVYVYLDNGEHDLSTAIRRNEVFRRELPLALTAIRYGDRFKFDSYPYLDYALINVNFMSSYPQLYIQESWGTFSSLST, via the coding sequence ATGAGTAAGTTCAGTCCAGAAAGGCTCGCTGTTGAATATAGGGACGGTGTATCGACTACTGAACCAGTTATTTCAAGACGTCACACACTAACTCACTCTGATATTACTGGCGAATTATTCTTAACGATTGGAACACAATTTGCGTGGGATAAAGTTAATACGGATCTGCGAGATGAAGTACTAGGCTTTTGGGAAATGGACGGGGAACGGTTATGTTACAACGTATATGTTTATCTAGATAATGGGGAGCACGACTTATCTACAGCAATAAGGCGTAATGAAGTTTTCAGGCGTGAATTACCACTTGCATTAACTGCGATTCGATACGGCGATCGGTTTAAATTTGATTCCTATCCATATTTAGATTATGCATTAATCAACGTAAACTTTATGTCCAGTTATCCTCAATTATATATACAGGAGAGTTGGGGTACTTTCAGCAGTTTATCCACATAA